One window of Quercus robur chromosome 5, dhQueRobu3.1, whole genome shotgun sequence genomic DNA carries:
- the LOC126728096 gene encoding uncharacterized protein LOC126728096 yields MVDRWIDTRHRTLINFLVYCPKGIIFIHSIDASDLVKDAINLSNLLDEIVNWVGPANIVHLVTNSATNYIAAGRILCGKYRNISWLPCAAHCLNLIFKEIRKMDHVAKLAKRASKITVFIYNHVALQAWLRTRKNWKEIVCLGPTRFATTFISLGSLKEHKHDLQALVTSKFYVESRYAKDKKAKAVVKIILDNQFWNDCHVIVHIMSPLIRLLRIVDSDEKPAMGYVYDGMYRVIDGIKRIFKDKTRLWEPYVNIIKDRWDNQFYREIHAAAYWLNPTFQYDSSTLNKRLETQSAVTDVIESKVSVGRLKLVEELRLFRKREQTFGTQLAQELAKTSQLVEDEEPPFLDHEEIENALYEERAYPIEEGSSSHVQRDMDNEVIEDDDDINLESFGDEDNAPLGFRDKNHPIHVEDEEDEDDDNDASGGAFGSHDDIDFNFLHNK; encoded by the exons ATGGTTGATAGGTGGATTGATACTAGGCATAGAACATTGATTAATTTTCTTGTCTATTGTCCTAAaggaattatttttatacattctATTGATGCTTCTGACTTGGTTAAGGATGCAATTAATTTGAGTAACTTGTTAGATGAAATTGTTAATTGGGTTGGTCCTGCAAATATAGTACATTTGGTCACTAACAGTGCTACAAATTATATAGCTGCTGGAAGAATTTTGTGTGGAAAATATAGGAACATTAGTTGGTTACCTTGTGCAGCACATTGCCTAAACCTAATTTTTAAGGAGATTAGGAAAATGGATCATGTAGCTAAACTTGCAAAGCGTGCATCCAAGATCACTGTGTTCATCTATAATCATGTGGCTTTGCAAGCTTGGTTGAGGACCAGAAAaaattggaaggaaattgtGTGTCTAGGGCCAACTAGGTTTGCTACTACTTTCATTTCTTTAGGGAGTCTTAAGGAACATAAGCATGACTTACAAGCATTGGTGACTAGCAAATTTTATGTTGAATCAAGATATGCAAAAGATAAGAAAGCAAAGGCAGTGGTGAAAATCATTCTTGACAATCAATTTTGGAATGATTGTCATGTAATTGTGCATATTATGTCACCATTGATTCGTTTATTACGCATTGTTGATTCTGATGAAAAACCAGCTATGGGTTATGTATATGATGGCATGTATAGAGTAATTGATGGAATCAAAAGAATTTTCAAGGACAAGACGAGACTATGGGAGCCTTATGTTAATATTATCAAGGATCGTTGGGATAATCAATTCTATAGAGAGATTCATGCTGCTGCTTATTGGTTGAATCCTACATTCCAATATGACTCATCCACTCTTAATAAAAGGCTAGAGACACAATCTGCTGTGACAGATGTTATTGAATCAAAAGTTTCAGTTGGTCGATTGAAGTTGGTGGAGGAATTAAGGCTATTTCGAAAGCGTGAACAAACTTTTGGAACCCAACTTGCTCAAGAATTAGCCAAGACATCTCAGCTGG TGGAAGATGAGGAACCTCCATTTCTGGATCATGAGGAGATAGAGAATGCATTATATGAAGAGAGAGCCTATCCAATTGAAGAAGGGTCTTCTAGCCATGTACAAAGAG ATATGGACAATGAAGTgattgaggatgatgatgacatTAATTTGGAATCATTTGGTGATGAAGATAATGCTCCTCTCGGATTTAGAGATAAAAATCATCCTATTCatgttgaagatgaagaagatgaggatgatgataatgatgctaGTGGTGGAGCATTTGGTTCACATGATgatattgatttcaattttcttcataacAAATGA
- the LOC126725779 gene encoding VQ motif-containing protein 11 → MASTNNNNNNNNMNSPSYMSSDPTSPNTTFVQADPSTFRAVVQKLTGAPEDPSAQKLPLNHKPHHLSATEMGPRKPTFKLHERRLATKKLELKFNPGLNPFGPSPSSSSSPSGPSLRPMIFSPVSPLELELYARGSPRTPREVVEEEEERAIAEKGFYMHPSPLTTPRGSDPPELLPLFPLHSPTNTHSISSDNIQNLSSSPS, encoded by the coding sequence atggcttccaccaacaacaacaacaacaacaacaacatgaaCTCACCAAGCTATATGTCATCAGACCCAACCTCACCCAACACCACCTTTGTCCAAGCCGACCCATCAACTTTCCGAGCCGTGGTCCAGAAACTAACCGGAGCCCCGGAAGACCCATCAGCCCAAAAGCTCCCTCTCAACCACAAACCCCACCACCTCTCCGCCACCGAAATGGGTCCCAGAAAACCCACCTTCAAACTCCACGAGCGCAGACTCGCCACCAAAAAGCTCGAGCTCAAGTTCAACCCAGGCCTGAACCCATTTGGCCCATcaccatcatcttcatcttctccgTCTGGGCCTTCCTTGAGGCCCATGATCTTCTCCCCAGTCTCGCCATTGGAGCTGGAGCTCTACGCGCGTGGAAGTCCACGCACGCCGCGTGAAGTagtggaggaagaagaagagagagcaatTGCTGAGAAAGGGTTCTATATGCATCCGAGTCCACTCACTACTCCACGTGGCTCCGACCCTCCCGAGCTTCTGCCTTTGTTTCCTCTCCATTCTCCTACTAATACACATTCCATTAGCAGCGACAACATtcaaaatctttcttcttctccttcttaa